The Gammaproteobacteria bacterium genome window below encodes:
- the lptF gene encoding LPS export ABC transporter permease LptF: protein MPRIIVRYLNREIINTMLIITAILLAILICNQFVRYLGDAAMGRMTAKSVMQMMSIQVPLLAGFLLPLGFFLAVLISYGRLYTTNEMTAFFCAGFSRFQLLGATLIGASITTLVVGALMMWVEPQMTYYRERILAEAVAASPLQKMTSGRFQFIAGRYVVYAEKMSRNRDQLENVFAAEMPLKNHFSTWGVMVAHSAKQVKDSATQQEFVEFQKGFRYQGNPGEQAFQLVAFDHYGVRLPTPKIKVKRDEDYLSTVELWRERNTNRLAAAQLQWRFSMPLSVLLLTLIAVPLSRANPRQGRFAQLFPGIIIYIVYVDLLFVSRSWVEHGVVSTSIGLWWVHGMIFVLGLGLFLQYTGHFRKWRMRFLQ from the coding sequence GTGCCCAGAATCATCGTTCGCTATTTAAATCGAGAAATCATCAACACCATGTTGATCATTACGGCTATATTGTTAGCGATATTAATTTGCAACCAGTTTGTTCGATATTTAGGTGATGCTGCGATGGGGCGTATGACAGCAAAATCTGTGATGCAAATGATGTCTATCCAAGTGCCGTTGCTCGCAGGATTTTTGTTGCCCCTCGGATTTTTTTTAGCGGTCTTAATCAGTTACGGTCGATTATATACCACAAATGAAATGACCGCATTTTTTTGTGCTGGTTTTAGTCGATTTCAATTACTCGGTGCAACTTTAATTGGAGCTAGCATTACAACATTAGTTGTGGGCGCATTAATGATGTGGGTTGAACCTCAAATGACCTATTATCGTGAACGTATATTAGCCGAAGCCGTGGCAGCATCACCTTTGCAAAAAATGACATCGGGTCGATTTCAATTTATTGCGGGTCGCTATGTCGTTTATGCTGAAAAAATGTCACGAAATCGTGATCAGCTTGAAAATGTTTTTGCAGCAGAAATGCCGCTTAAAAATCATTTTTCCACGTGGGGCGTTATGGTAGCGCACAGCGCTAAACAAGTAAAAGATTCTGCGACTCAGCAGGAATTTGTTGAATTTCAAAAAGGATTTCGTTATCAAGGAAATCCAGGTGAGCAAGCATTTCAATTGGTTGCATTTGATCATTATGGTGTGAGACTTCCTACGCCTAAAATCAAAGTGAAACGCGATGAGGATTATTTATCGACGGTGGAATTGTGGCGAGAACGAAATACTAATCGTTTGGCGGCGGCTCAGCTTCAGTGGCGATTTTCAATGCCATTATCTGTTTTATTATTGACATTAATCGCTGTACCATTGAGTCGAGCGAATCCACGCCAAGGTCGTTTTGCTCAATTATTTCCTGGAATTATCATTTATATAGTTTATGTCGATTTATTATTTGTGAGTCGATCATGGGTGGAGCACGGTGTTGTTTCTACTAGTATAGGGTTGTGGTGGGTACACGGAATGATTTTTGTATTAGGCTTAGGATTATTTTTACAATATACAGGTCATTTCAGAAAATGGAGAATGAGGTTTTTACAATGA
- a CDS encoding valine--tRNA ligase, translating into MAVNTSVALDKAFQPDQAESRWYQIWEQEGYFKPSGDGKSYCIILPPPNVTGTLHMGHGFQVSLMDALIRYHRMQGRQTLWQAGTDHAGIATQMVVERQLAKENLSRHDLGREKFIEQVWKWKEHSGNTIKQQLKRMGSSLDWERECFTMDASVAEAVVTVFEKLFDEGLIYRGQRLVNWDPVLHTAISDLEVVSKEQEGKLWHMRYPFSEGEGFIVVATTRPETLLGDVAVAVHPDDARYQHLIGKTVQLPFTGRSIPIIADSAVVQDFGSGCVKITPAHDFNDYAMGQRHNLELINIFTHDAKLNDNAPAEYRGLDRFDAREKIVQDLEKAGLIEKIEKHILQIPFGDRSHAVIEPYLTYQWFIKTESLAKPAIDAVKNGEIKFVPENWQNTYFSWMENIQDWCISRQLWWGHRIPAWYDDQGNHYVGKDEAAVRKKYNLGDNISLRQDDDVLDTWFSSALWPFVTLGWPEQTPELETFYPTDVLVTGFDIIFFWVARMIMFGLKFTGKIPFKKVYITGLIRDSEGHKMSKSKGNILDPIDLIDGIDLESLVQKRTRGLMQPQLATEIEKTTRKEFPEGIPAFGTDALRFTFCALASTGRDIRFDMKRVEGYRNFTNKIWNAARYICLQLEQSDIDLHSGEVFQNDASQWILSRLSQTIQKIDHAFSEYRFDWIAQSLYEFTWNEFCDWYLELTKPTLFSKEANEAEKRGSLLTLITVLEKILLLCHPLMPFITEEIWQTIKQYLNKTTPSIMLESYPQAEDQHINPKIESDIAWLQNIIIAIRNIRGEMQISPGKSIPLLLRHPDKNTQPRFEHYKHYVQFLAKVDSITWLNNESSAPHAATAVVEELEILIPMADLIDKQAELTRLQKEVMKIEKELTSLNGRLNNANFVDKAPPEVVQKEKLRATELTETLATLQNKMELISEL; encoded by the coding sequence ATGGCAGTTAACACATCGGTTGCTCTCGACAAAGCATTCCAACCCGACCAAGCTGAGTCTCGGTGGTATCAAATTTGGGAACAAGAAGGTTATTTTAAACCATCAGGTGATGGAAAATCGTACTGTATTATTCTACCTCCTCCGAATGTTACTGGAACATTGCACATGGGACATGGTTTTCAGGTAAGTCTCATGGATGCCCTCATACGCTATCATCGTATGCAAGGCCGACAAACCCTTTGGCAAGCGGGCACAGATCACGCTGGCATTGCGACTCAAATGGTTGTGGAACGACAACTGGCCAAAGAAAATCTTTCTCGACACGATTTAGGACGCGAAAAATTCATCGAACAAGTCTGGAAATGGAAAGAACATTCGGGCAACACAATCAAACAACAACTCAAACGTATGGGCAGCTCTCTAGACTGGGAGAGAGAATGTTTCACAATGGATGCTTCTGTGGCAGAGGCTGTCGTCACTGTATTCGAAAAACTCTTTGATGAAGGACTCATTTACAGAGGACAACGACTTGTCAACTGGGATCCGGTTTTACACACAGCCATTTCTGATCTTGAAGTAGTCTCTAAAGAACAAGAAGGAAAATTATGGCACATGCGCTACCCCTTTTCTGAAGGTGAAGGCTTCATAGTTGTTGCCACCACACGTCCAGAAACACTTTTGGGAGACGTCGCCGTCGCCGTTCATCCGGATGACGCTCGTTATCAACACTTAATTGGAAAAACGGTTCAATTGCCGTTTACCGGAAGATCAATTCCAATTATTGCTGATAGTGCTGTTGTCCAAGATTTTGGTAGCGGTTGTGTCAAAATAACTCCCGCTCACGATTTTAACGATTACGCGATGGGACAACGACACAATCTCGAACTCATTAATATTTTTACTCACGACGCAAAACTCAATGATAATGCACCAGCAGAATATCGCGGGTTAGATCGATTCGACGCTAGAGAAAAAATTGTTCAAGACTTGGAAAAAGCAGGATTAATTGAAAAAATTGAAAAACATATTTTGCAAATTCCATTTGGCGATCGATCTCATGCCGTGATCGAACCCTATCTTACCTACCAATGGTTTATCAAAACGGAATCGCTTGCAAAACCCGCTATCGATGCAGTGAAAAACGGCGAAATAAAATTCGTCCCTGAAAATTGGCAAAACACGTATTTTAGTTGGATGGAAAATATTCAAGATTGGTGCATCAGTCGACAATTATGGTGGGGACATCGCATTCCTGCATGGTACGACGACCAAGGAAATCATTATGTAGGTAAAGACGAAGCTGCCGTCAGAAAAAAGTATAATCTTGGGGATAATATTTCGCTTAGACAAGATGATGATGTATTAGACACGTGGTTTTCATCTGCACTCTGGCCATTTGTCACTTTAGGTTGGCCAGAGCAAACACCTGAATTAGAAACGTTTTATCCTACAGATGTACTTGTCACCGGTTTTGATATTATCTTTTTCTGGGTGGCACGCATGATTATGTTTGGCCTCAAATTCACCGGAAAAATACCCTTTAAAAAAGTGTATATCACAGGCCTCATTCGCGACAGCGAAGGCCATAAAATGTCAAAATCAAAGGGGAATATCTTAGACCCTATTGATTTAATTGATGGCATTGATCTTGAATCACTGGTGCAAAAACGCACCCGCGGATTGATGCAACCACAGCTTGCCACTGAAATCGAAAAAACTACGCGCAAAGAATTTCCGGAAGGAATTCCTGCATTCGGTACCGATGCACTGCGTTTTACATTTTGCGCTCTCGCTTCAACAGGTCGCGATATTCGATTCGATATGAAACGGGTTGAAGGCTATAGAAATTTCACCAATAAAATTTGGAACGCAGCGCGTTACATCTGTCTTCAATTAGAGCAATCGGATATTGATTTACATTCTGGCGAGGTATTTCAAAATGATGCGAGCCAGTGGATTTTGAGCAGACTTTCTCAGACGATCCAGAAAATAGATCACGCATTTTCCGAATATCGTTTTGACTGGATTGCACAATCATTATATGAGTTTACTTGGAATGAATTCTGCGACTGGTATTTGGAGCTAACTAAACCGACATTATTTTCAAAAGAAGCAAATGAAGCAGAAAAACGTGGTTCTTTGCTCACACTCATTACCGTGCTCGAAAAAATTCTTCTGCTATGTCATCCATTAATGCCGTTTATCACAGAAGAAATTTGGCAAACCATTAAACAATATTTAAATAAAACCACTCCGAGCATTATGCTAGAATCTTACCCACAAGCTGAAGATCAGCATATCAATCCTAAGATTGAATCTGACATCGCGTGGTTGCAAAATATCATTATCGCCATTCGTAATATTCGAGGGGAAATGCAAATTTCACCAGGAAAATCCATCCCTCTACTCCTGCGTCATCCCGATAAAAATACGCAGCCACGTTTTGAACACTATAAACACTACGTACAATTTTTAGCTAAAGTAGATTCTATCACCTGGCTAAACAATGAATCCTCTGCACCTCATGCAGCAACCGCTGTAGTAGAAGAGCTTGAAATCTTAATACCCATGGCAGACCTTATCGATAAACAAGCAGAACTCACTAGACTTCAAAAAGAAGTGATGAAAATTGAAAAAGAGCTAACCAGTTTAAATGGTCGCTTAAATAATGCAAATTTTGTCGATAAAGCCCCGCCAGAAGTTGTACAAAAAGAAAAACTTCGCGCAACAGAGCTCACAGAGACATTAGCGACCTTGCAAAACAAAATGGAATTAATTTCTGAACTGTAA